The following are encoded in a window of Arthrobacter antioxidans genomic DNA:
- a CDS encoding TetR/AcrR family transcriptional regulator — translation MNTVRRSPRDRIMLAAVELAGLDGVRQVTMSALAARAEVSRPTLYSYFPDVAHVLEAWVEREVAQVQARLRDVLAADADPIEVLSAYVDLQLTYFADSPTRALITAAALGSPPRSVTRHIEGFQADVRELLLNLHRHGRLRAGADVDLLAGLVIAGITSVAPHVVSGRLTAVEARSRLLSLLLHGALADRPD, via the coding sequence GTGAACACCGTGCGGCGAAGTCCTCGCGACCGCATCATGCTCGCTGCCGTCGAACTGGCGGGGCTGGACGGCGTCCGCCAGGTCACGATGTCGGCACTCGCCGCTCGGGCCGAGGTGTCGCGCCCTACGTTGTACAGCTACTTCCCGGATGTGGCCCATGTGCTGGAGGCGTGGGTGGAGCGGGAGGTGGCGCAGGTACAGGCTCGGTTGCGAGACGTGCTGGCCGCCGACGCCGACCCGATCGAGGTGCTGTCGGCCTATGTCGACCTGCAGTTGACCTACTTCGCCGATTCGCCCACGCGGGCCCTGATCACGGCGGCTGCCCTGGGATCACCACCCCGGTCCGTCACGCGCCACATCGAGGGATTCCAGGCCGATGTCAGAGAATTGCTGCTGAACCTCCACCGGCACGGGCGTCTCCGGGCGGGAGCGGACGTCGATCTGCTGGCAGGGCTGGTCATCGCCGGCATCACCTCCGTGGCGCCTCATGTGGTAAGCGGTCGCCTGACCGCAGTCGAAGCGCGCAGCCGACTGCTGAGCCTTCTGCTCCACGGGGCCCTGGCCGATCGGCCGGACTGA
- a CDS encoding winged helix-turn-helix transcriptional regulator gives MAISRVRDCSIAEALSIVGDRWTLLAVRELMFGVTRFNDIAEHTGASRDILTSRLRRLESEGYIWREKYSDRPPRFDYRLTGSGEQLLPLLLALMRLGDDRRADNPPVTWRHGRDDGEHDLVVEVTCNVCGEPATHGIHSPHGIGVQ, from the coding sequence ATGGCGATCTCCCGTGTCCGTGACTGCTCGATAGCCGAGGCGCTCAGCATCGTGGGCGACCGGTGGACCCTGCTCGCGGTGCGGGAGCTGATGTTCGGTGTGACCCGGTTCAACGACATCGCCGAGCACACGGGCGCGTCCCGCGACATCCTGACGTCGAGGCTGCGCCGGCTGGAATCCGAGGGCTACATCTGGCGGGAGAAATACAGCGACCGACCTCCTCGGTTCGATTACCGACTGACAGGAAGCGGCGAGCAGCTCCTCCCTCTGCTGCTGGCCTTGATGCGGTTGGGCGACGATCGTCGCGCCGACAATCCTCCCGTGACGTGGCGCCACGGGAGGGACGACGGGGAGCACGATCTCGTCGTCGAGGTCACATGCAACGTCTGCGGCGAACCGGCGACCCACGGAATCCATTCCCCCCATGGCATCGGCGTGCAATAA
- a CDS encoding TetR/AcrR family transcriptional regulator: protein MSNREHILQTVRRLAIETGSVPSMGVIAQEAGVSKGGLMHHFTSRTALVEGIAAQAIQDLDHALAAAAARGMVVETWLRLSSSREEAALYRAISILLTDQTSSTATLLQLAAEAAQRWERLFAVETGDPVAASIIRLLGDGMLLNSLTDNDHGPGVDSILQWLNRRSTR, encoded by the coding sequence ATGAGCAACAGGGAACACATCCTGCAGACCGTTCGACGACTGGCGATCGAGACCGGGTCGGTGCCGTCAATGGGTGTGATCGCTCAGGAGGCGGGGGTGTCCAAGGGCGGGCTGATGCATCACTTCACCTCACGTACTGCCCTGGTGGAGGGCATCGCGGCGCAGGCGATACAGGATCTGGACCACGCGCTGGCCGCAGCCGCTGCGCGCGGCATGGTGGTCGAAACCTGGCTGCGCCTGTCATCCTCCCGTGAAGAGGCTGCTCTCTACAGGGCGATATCGATCCTTCTCACCGATCAGACCTCGTCAACCGCCACGCTTCTGCAGTTGGCGGCCGAGGCCGCCCAGCGGTGGGAACGCCTCTTCGCCGTCGAAACAGGGGATCCGGTGGCAGCCTCGATCATCCGCCTCCTGGGTGACGGGATGCTGCTGAACAGCCTCACCGACAACGACCACGGACCCGGCGTCGACTCCATCCTGCAATGGCTGAATCGCAGGTCCACCAGATGA
- a CDS encoding phosphotransferase, producing MLVPDSVLDNEGTRLTIRRAWPHDDGRLTIEAVDEATGRLRAGHLDADGTVTVTAFGKDPALAGLPAAADTGELLVHRFARRAVVRTDSGYLKVLPTRKAARVVAAHATAAELVAGAGIATPHVTSVDGGTLTLSTVPGTSLYDLGLPRAGAGGEDTATIDHAWSVWADRWPVFAAAPGGDTARLPSYMPEDEARTLTAWMDRCLDFGASPVPDTALRSAVHTAAGHLLHGTMQTPVLSHRDLHDKQVLISGGDTGHGAFGLIDCDTLALAEPALDLANLLVHLSFREAQGLLSASRRAAGERAILTVAEELLVPDERLHAYALSTKLRLACIYAFRPRWRQLTKDWFHDA from the coding sequence ATGCTCGTCCCCGACAGCGTCCTGGACAACGAGGGCACCCGGCTCACCATCCGTCGGGCCTGGCCGCACGACGACGGTCGGCTCACCATCGAAGCCGTCGACGAGGCCACGGGGCGGCTCCGGGCAGGACACCTCGATGCGGATGGCACGGTGACGGTGACGGCCTTCGGGAAGGACCCCGCCCTGGCAGGCCTCCCGGCAGCTGCCGATACCGGCGAGCTCCTGGTGCACCGCTTCGCCAGGAGGGCCGTCGTGAGGACGGACAGCGGGTACCTCAAGGTGCTGCCGACCCGGAAGGCCGCCCGGGTGGTCGCGGCTCACGCCACGGCCGCCGAGCTCGTCGCAGGCGCAGGCATCGCCACGCCCCACGTCACCTCCGTCGACGGCGGGACGCTCACCCTGTCCACGGTGCCGGGGACCAGCCTCTACGACCTCGGCCTCCCACGGGCGGGTGCCGGTGGCGAGGACACGGCGACGATCGACCACGCCTGGTCCGTCTGGGCCGACCGCTGGCCGGTCTTCGCCGCAGCCCCGGGTGGTGACACCGCTCGTCTGCCCTCCTACATGCCGGAGGACGAAGCCCGGACCCTCACCGCCTGGATGGACCGCTGCCTCGATTTCGGGGCTTCACCGGTCCCGGACACGGCCCTGCGTTCAGCAGTTCACACTGCGGCCGGCCATCTTCTGCACGGCACGATGCAGACACCCGTCCTGTCCCACCGCGACCTCCATGACAAGCAGGTGCTCATCTCCGGCGGAGACACCGGCCACGGGGCTTTCGGGCTGATCGACTGTGACACGCTCGCCCTTGCCGAGCCCGCGCTCGATCTGGCGAATCTCCTGGTGCATCTGTCCTTCCGTGAGGCGCAGGGCCTCCTCAGCGCCTCACGGCGGGCCGCCGGGGAACGGGCGATTCTCACGGTGGCGGAGGAACTCCTGGTACCCGACGAGCGACTGCACGCCTACGCGCTGTCCACGAAACTGCGACTCGCCTGCATCTACGCCTTCCGCCCGCGCTGGCGGCAGCTGACGAAGGACTGGTTCCACGACGCCTGA
- a CDS encoding GAP family protein, with the protein MAESQVHQMIGGGLLAGIVGLALADSLNPATIVVITLILLTVRHRPVGSAVTFVLGAMSTVFVLGTAIFLGASAAADAVGEGLIWLRRTVFLIAAITLAVAGFRRFKDRERKGIDLPRWFGVWTAFPLGIFVTGADLPNAFPYFIAIERMVAADVDVPVGLFVLAGYALVYCIPCLVLLALGLAHGDKVRTRLRSVLDRFSTGIIKRSVPAALTLFALAAAVLTLALWP; encoded by the coding sequence ATGGCTGAATCGCAGGTCCACCAGATGATCGGTGGTGGCCTGCTCGCCGGTATCGTCGGCCTCGCCCTGGCCGATTCGCTGAATCCGGCGACCATCGTCGTCATCACCCTGATCCTGCTCACCGTCAGGCATCGGCCGGTCGGATCGGCCGTGACCTTCGTTCTGGGAGCGATGAGCACCGTGTTCGTGCTCGGTACGGCGATCTTCCTCGGTGCCAGCGCAGCCGCCGACGCCGTAGGTGAAGGACTCATCTGGCTCCGCCGCACGGTGTTCCTCATCGCAGCCATCACTCTCGCCGTCGCCGGCTTCCGCCGCTTCAAGGACCGGGAAAGGAAAGGAATCGACCTGCCTCGCTGGTTCGGGGTGTGGACGGCTTTCCCTCTCGGCATCTTCGTCACCGGAGCCGACCTGCCCAACGCATTCCCCTACTTCATCGCCATCGAACGCATGGTCGCCGCGGACGTCGACGTCCCTGTCGGCCTGTTCGTCCTCGCCGGCTACGCACTCGTCTACTGCATCCCGTGCCTGGTCCTGCTCGCCCTCGGCCTGGCCCACGGCGACAAGGTCAGGACACGCCTACGGAGCGTCCTGGACCGGTTCTCGACGGGCATCATCAAACGCTCCGTCCCGGCAGCGCTCACCTTGTTCGCCCTCGCCGCCGCGGTTCTCACCCTCGCTCTCTGGCCCTGA
- a CDS encoding response regulator transcription factor — MTQILIVEDEERISAFIAKGLRAAGYVPTSAVNGRDGYHLAQSGDFELVILDLGLPDQDGFTVLRRLREARNDTPVIILSARNTTDATVAGLEGGADDYMTKPFRFEELLARVRLRLRPDPSRTESSVLSQDGLQLDLRTRRALIDGREVDLSAREFALTEAFLRNPGQVLSREQLLSRVWGYDFDPGSNVVDVYVRYLRNKLGAERFATVRGMGYRLVADRSQP; from the coding sequence GTGACCCAGATCTTGATCGTTGAGGACGAGGAGCGCATCAGCGCCTTCATCGCGAAGGGGCTCCGGGCGGCGGGCTACGTGCCGACCAGCGCGGTCAACGGACGGGACGGCTATCACCTGGCGCAGAGCGGGGACTTCGAGCTCGTCATCCTCGACCTCGGCCTGCCGGACCAGGACGGTTTCACGGTGCTCCGGAGACTCCGGGAGGCCCGCAACGACACCCCCGTCATCATCCTCTCCGCGCGCAACACCACCGACGCCACCGTGGCCGGGCTCGAGGGTGGCGCCGACGACTACATGACCAAGCCTTTCCGCTTCGAAGAGCTGCTGGCGCGCGTCCGGCTGCGCCTGCGCCCGGATCCGTCCCGGACGGAGAGTTCCGTCCTCTCGCAGGACGGCCTCCAGTTGGACCTCCGCACCCGCCGTGCCCTGATCGATGGCCGGGAGGTGGATCTGTCCGCCCGGGAATTCGCCCTGACCGAGGCGTTCCTGCGCAATCCCGGCCAGGTGCTCAGCCGTGAGCAGCTGCTGTCCCGGGTCTGGGGGTACGACTTCGACCCCGGCTCCAACGTGGTCGACGTATATGTGAGGTACCTGCGCAACAAGCTCGGAGCGGAGCGGTTCGCGACAGTCCGCGGCATGGGGTACCGGCTGGTCGCCGATCGTTCCCAGCCCTAG
- a CDS encoding alpha/beta fold hydrolase, with product MSPTPRGSTRSTGKNVICVHGFPDDASSFDALSIALGDNGHDVASMFLRGYHPSVLEGPYDLPLLTEDLIAVLDALGWTDPVYLVGHDYGAQIGFAAMARHPHRFRAAVTLSGAHPASIAKNARRHPKQLWLSRYIIFFQLGRFADRMVAARSFAYIDRLWRRWSPTSVLDHDHRTRVKATLARSMPAPVAMYRGGGFEIGQRPIPVPTLFIAGNDDGCILPEMSDGQESLFSTSYRRERWEGAGHFPHLEQPGRTAAAVRDWLATY from the coding sequence ATGAGCCCCACCCCGAGAGGCTCGACACGTTCCACGGGCAAGAACGTGATCTGTGTTCATGGATTCCCCGATGACGCATCGAGCTTCGACGCGCTCTCCATTGCGCTGGGCGACAACGGGCATGACGTCGCGTCCATGTTTCTCCGCGGATACCACCCCTCTGTTCTCGAAGGCCCCTATGACCTGCCTCTGCTCACCGAGGACCTCATCGCAGTCCTCGATGCCCTCGGCTGGACGGATCCGGTGTACCTGGTCGGGCACGACTACGGCGCTCAAATAGGTTTCGCGGCGATGGCGCGCCATCCGCACCGCTTCCGCGCGGCGGTCACACTCTCAGGAGCGCACCCGGCATCGATCGCGAAGAACGCCCGGCGCCACCCGAAGCAGCTATGGCTCAGCCGGTACATCATCTTCTTCCAGCTCGGCCGGTTCGCGGACCGCATGGTGGCAGCGCGCTCCTTCGCGTACATCGATCGCCTCTGGCGCCGCTGGTCCCCGACGTCCGTACTCGACCACGATCACCGCACACGGGTCAAGGCAACACTCGCCAGGAGCATGCCGGCCCCGGTCGCCATGTATCGGGGCGGAGGATTCGAGATCGGACAGCGTCCGATCCCTGTGCCCACCCTCTTCATCGCGGGAAACGACGACGGCTGCATCCTGCCGGAGATGTCCGACGGGCAGGAATCCCTGTTCTCGACCAGCTACCGGCGCGAACGGTGGGAGGGCGCCGGCCACTTCCCGCACCTGGAACAACCCGGCCGGACCGCCGCCGCGGTACGTGACTGGCTTGCGACGTATTGA
- a CDS encoding sensor histidine kinase produces the protein MLSALLALSALGLLFAGTTAYGLQRATLNADIDDSLERSFGEFETLLATGIDPATRSPFVTAETLVYLVMQRTLPSPNEGMMGVRDSSAVLLANDAVSLRLEDDPELVAAAAERSPADDVAITTIETTRATYRTIVVPVMLSEDTEPTAFVLAYDIDAERAELNRTFTTFALISLGALLLIGAVGWLLIGNLLHPVRRLRDTARTINDSDLSQRILVTGNDDLSDLTRTFNAMLDRLEKSFTSQRQLLDDVGHELRTPITIIQGHLELQDPTDRQDVDAVRAVALDELERMRLLVDDLVTLAGSARPDFVRPKPTAVDRLTDDILDKARGLGHRRWIVDSRAEGEVPLDARRVTQALLQLAANAVKFSADGSTIAVGSRLDGDRLSMWVRDEGVGISAADQQRIFGRFERGSEGRRAEGAGLGLSIVEAIAQAHGGRVSVLSAPGRGSTFTLDVPAATRRNPSAAVAREHSSPATKEEP, from the coding sequence GTGCTGAGTGCACTTCTCGCCCTGTCCGCCCTGGGTCTCCTGTTCGCAGGGACCACGGCGTACGGACTGCAACGGGCAACGCTCAACGCCGACATCGACGATTCACTGGAACGCAGTTTCGGGGAGTTCGAGACCCTCCTGGCGACAGGCATCGATCCCGCCACCCGGTCGCCGTTCGTCACGGCCGAGACCCTCGTCTACCTCGTCATGCAGCGCACACTTCCTTCCCCGAACGAAGGCATGATGGGCGTCCGCGACAGCAGTGCGGTTCTCCTCGCCAACGATGCCGTGTCCCTGCGCCTCGAGGACGACCCCGAGCTGGTGGCCGCCGCTGCGGAACGCTCGCCGGCGGACGACGTCGCGATCACGACGATCGAAACCACCAGAGCCACCTATCGCACCATCGTCGTGCCGGTCATGCTGAGCGAGGACACGGAGCCCACCGCCTTCGTCCTCGCCTACGACATCGATGCGGAACGAGCGGAACTGAACCGGACGTTCACCACTTTCGCCCTGATCAGCCTCGGTGCGCTGCTGCTCATCGGCGCGGTCGGCTGGCTGCTCATCGGCAACCTGTTGCACCCGGTGCGGCGCCTCCGGGACACCGCCCGGACCATCAATGACAGTGACCTCTCCCAACGGATCCTCGTCACCGGGAATGACGACCTGTCCGATCTGACGCGGACCTTCAACGCGATGCTCGACCGCCTCGAGAAGTCCTTCACGTCGCAGCGACAACTGCTCGACGACGTCGGTCATGAGCTGCGCACCCCGATCACCATCATCCAGGGGCACCTCGAGCTGCAGGATCCCACCGATCGGCAGGATGTCGACGCCGTGCGGGCCGTGGCCCTCGACGAGCTGGAACGCATGCGTCTGCTCGTCGACGACCTGGTCACCCTGGCCGGGAGTGCCCGCCCCGATTTCGTGCGCCCGAAACCGACCGCCGTCGATCGCCTGACGGACGACATCCTCGACAAGGCGCGCGGACTGGGTCACCGACGATGGATCGTCGACTCACGGGCCGAGGGGGAGGTTCCGCTCGATGCCCGGCGGGTCACGCAGGCGTTGCTTCAACTCGCCGCGAACGCCGTGAAGTTCTCCGCGGACGGTTCGACCATCGCCGTCGGCTCCAGGCTGGACGGTGACCGTCTCAGCATGTGGGTCCGTGATGAGGGCGTCGGCATCAGTGCCGCCGACCAGCAGCGTATCTTCGGCCGCTTCGAACGCGGCTCCGAAGGCAGGCGGGCAGAGGGTGCGGGACTCGGGTTGTCCATCGTCGAGGCGATCGCCCAGGCCCACGGAGGCCGCGTCAGTGTCCTGTCCGCGCCGGGCAGAGGATCCACCTTCACCCTCGACGTTCCGGCTGCGACCCGCCGGAACCCGTCCGCTGCAGTAGCCCGCGAGCATTCTTCCCCCGCCACGAAAGAGGAACCGTGA
- a CDS encoding MarR family winged helix-turn-helix transcriptional regulator, producing MSDKERARRVEEIERGRMSAEELSWALRGVNRAAAEVDQALANRIGLRLGDYSAMGHVMSQEGAPLGPVELGNRLGISTGSATELVDRLERAGHLVRLREGKDRRRVSLRPSEEAVERILTELRPLFDSLDALTDDFTPAEQSAIHRYLRLAAQQLTDFADELGQAVRTERPQSPQRDL from the coding sequence ATGAGCGACAAGGAACGGGCGAGGCGGGTCGAGGAGATCGAGCGGGGGAGGATGTCGGCGGAGGAGCTCTCCTGGGCGTTGCGCGGGGTCAATCGAGCGGCCGCCGAGGTGGACCAGGCCCTGGCGAACAGGATCGGCCTGCGCCTCGGCGATTACTCCGCGATGGGTCACGTGATGAGCCAGGAGGGAGCCCCCCTCGGACCGGTCGAGCTGGGGAACAGACTAGGAATCAGTACCGGCTCTGCGACCGAACTCGTCGACCGGCTCGAGCGGGCGGGGCATCTGGTGCGCCTGCGGGAGGGCAAGGACCGACGACGAGTATCCCTCCGCCCCAGCGAGGAAGCAGTCGAACGGATCCTCACGGAGTTGAGACCGCTCTTCGACTCCCTCGACGCTCTCACGGACGACTTCACTCCCGCCGAGCAGTCGGCGATCCACCGATACCTTCGCCTCGCCGCTCAGCAACTGACCGACTTCGCCGATGAACTCGGCCAGGCAGTCAGAACGGAGCGACCACAGTCGCCACAGCGGGACCTGTAA
- a CDS encoding phosphotransferase family protein → MNAACIDPALPVLPTLFDPAELSTLFSRPVRADRLRHKRGVSAVARLRTLPPRQDPTSGATPARAADTAPRWLATYAPHHAPKLGRTLARAARHGYDLDVIDLPGRQTLVAGPIGLDMKLYDTLRAFDGHHGPTLEPDAVLNYNPHRRVVFRIGTAGGAVVCKAGRTDPSETAFLADLAARGVPVLQRILPPDVPEAGTLRYYPWFGQGDLQQAAGRDDHDAARSAHSAGAALALLHAQPTHLAPGPGKDPLHTLGTLSERNLHLAPGSQARLERIHAALVRRLSDDDRTVLVHGDFSADQVLVDASHVLLADFDRVTTAPPGMDLGSFLAVDLLQERASGRSLRGHLLEGYEDAGGRIDDGTVLAWTAVHLLDRLNEPFRSCSPSWRDDTEERLEMLAALVA, encoded by the coding sequence ATGAACGCCGCCTGCATCGACCCGGCGCTGCCGGTGCTGCCGACGCTCTTCGACCCGGCCGAGCTGTCCACCCTGTTCTCACGACCGGTGCGCGCCGACCGGCTACGTCACAAGCGGGGCGTCTCCGCCGTCGCACGCCTTCGGACCCTCCCCCCACGCCAGGACCCGACGTCCGGCGCCACGCCGGCACGCGCCGCGGATACGGCCCCACGATGGCTGGCCACCTACGCCCCGCACCACGCGCCCAAGTTGGGCAGGACGCTCGCGCGGGCGGCACGACACGGATACGACCTCGACGTGATCGACCTGCCCGGACGGCAGACGCTCGTCGCCGGCCCCATCGGCCTGGACATGAAGCTGTACGACACCCTCCGGGCCTTCGACGGGCACCACGGCCCCACCCTCGAGCCGGACGCGGTGCTCAACTACAACCCGCACCGCCGCGTGGTCTTCCGGATCGGGACAGCCGGCGGCGCCGTCGTCTGCAAGGCGGGGCGCACCGATCCCTCGGAGACAGCGTTCCTCGCCGATCTCGCGGCCCGCGGCGTCCCGGTCCTGCAGCGGATCCTCCCCCCTGACGTGCCAGAGGCCGGCACGCTGCGCTACTACCCGTGGTTCGGGCAGGGGGATCTCCAACAGGCGGCCGGGAGGGATGACCACGACGCCGCCCGCTCCGCGCACTCCGCCGGCGCCGCCCTCGCACTCCTGCATGCACAGCCCACCCACCTCGCCCCAGGGCCGGGAAAGGATCCGCTCCACACACTGGGCACCCTGAGCGAACGGAACCTGCACCTGGCGCCGGGAAGCCAGGCGCGGCTGGAGAGGATCCACGCCGCACTCGTGCGACGCCTGAGCGACGACGACCGCACCGTCCTCGTCCATGGCGACTTCTCCGCTGATCAGGTGCTCGTGGACGCCTCGCACGTGCTGCTCGCCGATTTCGACCGGGTGACCACGGCGCCGCCCGGCATGGATCTGGGCTCGTTCCTGGCCGTCGACCTGCTGCAGGAACGCGCGTCGGGCCGCAGTCTTCGCGGGCACCTCCTCGAGGGCTACGAGGACGCCGGTGGGCGGATCGACGACGGGACCGTGCTCGCCTGGACCGCCGTGCATCTCCTGGATCGCCTCAATGAGCCCTTCAGGTCCTGTTCGCCCTCCTGGCGTGACGACACCGAGGAGCGGCTCGAGATGCTCGCCGCCCTGGTCGCGTGA
- a CDS encoding MFS transporter translates to MDQNSSDAASEHRPVLAPSRLRALLIVLCAGLALVVAGNSALAIALPAIALDLGADQSELTWIIDAYALTFAALLLTAGIAADRVGRRTILVTGLLIFGLACVASAFSPDPTWFIALRALSGVGAAAVFPVTLSALVDAYPEERRTFAIGVWSGVSSAGAVAGTIVAGALLEAFWWGSVQLLFGFVALVIIVPVMVLVAQSRNRSLSLDPFGAVWSVVALAGLVFGVIEGPQRGWFDAITVISLAVGVVGLAAFIMHQLRSTAPSLDVRLFRNRGLAAGSLIVTVQFFASLGFFVLTPQYLQIVLEYTPLASALALLIIPVGVGTGIGLASALAGRYGPRIPGALGLLLMGVGFAVFATGLAGGLDASLWVMGAGVTVFGVGFGMGITPGTELIIEGLPAERRSVASAVNDITREVGGVLGIAVLSSILVSYYRSDITPALSGLPDQVRGIADSGAGAAIGIAGSLGPDGENLATAAREAFARGLSASMCVGAVVLVVAAIITAIIAPRKTVDTTSVAGSTGGAGPHDQEVRPVLVADCPERTPTHERPAP, encoded by the coding sequence GTGGACCAGAATTCATCGGACGCCGCATCGGAGCACCGCCCCGTTCTGGCTCCGTCACGTCTCCGTGCGCTGCTCATCGTTCTCTGTGCCGGACTCGCCCTGGTCGTGGCCGGGAACTCGGCTCTGGCGATCGCGCTTCCGGCCATCGCGCTGGACCTGGGGGCCGATCAGTCCGAACTGACATGGATCATCGACGCGTATGCGCTGACGTTCGCCGCGCTTCTGCTGACCGCGGGGATCGCGGCGGACCGCGTCGGCCGCCGCACCATCCTGGTGACCGGGCTTCTGATCTTCGGCCTCGCCTGCGTCGCGTCGGCCTTTTCCCCGGACCCGACCTGGTTCATCGCTCTTCGCGCGCTGTCCGGAGTCGGCGCGGCGGCCGTCTTCCCGGTCACCCTCTCCGCGCTGGTGGACGCCTACCCGGAGGAGCGAAGGACCTTTGCGATCGGGGTGTGGTCCGGGGTCAGCTCTGCCGGGGCGGTCGCGGGCACTATTGTCGCCGGAGCGCTCCTCGAGGCCTTCTGGTGGGGGAGCGTGCAACTCCTGTTCGGATTCGTCGCCCTTGTGATCATCGTTCCCGTGATGGTCCTCGTCGCCCAGTCCCGGAATCGTTCGCTCTCCCTGGACCCTTTCGGAGCCGTGTGGTCGGTCGTCGCGCTGGCCGGCCTTGTCTTCGGGGTGATCGAGGGCCCGCAGCGCGGCTGGTTCGATGCGATCACCGTGATCTCGCTTGCCGTGGGCGTCGTCGGTCTCGCAGCCTTCATCATGCATCAACTGCGTTCGACAGCGCCCTCCCTTGATGTGCGGTTGTTCAGGAACCGAGGTCTCGCGGCCGGATCCCTCATCGTCACCGTCCAGTTCTTCGCATCCCTCGGATTCTTCGTCCTGACGCCCCAATATCTGCAGATCGTGCTCGAGTACACCCCACTCGCTTCGGCTTTGGCCCTGCTGATCATCCCGGTGGGAGTCGGCACGGGTATCGGTCTCGCCAGTGCGCTCGCCGGCCGGTATGGCCCGCGCATTCCCGGAGCGCTCGGGCTCCTCCTGATGGGGGTGGGTTTCGCCGTCTTCGCAACAGGCCTCGCCGGGGGGCTGGATGCCTCCCTCTGGGTCATGGGAGCAGGGGTCACCGTGTTCGGCGTCGGCTTCGGGATGGGCATCACGCCCGGTACCGAGCTCATCATCGAGGGACTGCCCGCTGAACGCCGGTCCGTCGCCAGCGCCGTCAACGACATCACCCGCGAAGTGGGCGGTGTCCTCGGGATCGCCGTCCTATCCAGCATCCTCGTCAGCTACTACCGCTCCGACATCACCCCGGCCCTTTCCGGACTCCCTGACCAGGTGCGGGGCATTGCCGATTCCGGAGCCGGGGCCGCGATCGGCATCGCCGGCTCCCTCGGGCCCGACGGCGAGAATCTCGCCACGGCCGCCCGGGAAGCGTTCGCCCGAGGGCTCAGCGCATCCATGTGCGTCGGCGCCGTCGTCCTGGTCGTTGCAGCGATCATCACGGCAATCATCGCCCCCCGGAAGACGGTCGACACCACGAGCGTTGCGGGCAGCACCGGCGGTGCCGGTCCGCACGACCAGGAGGTCCGCCCCGTCCTCGTCGCAGACTGCCCCGAGCGAACCCCGACGCATGAGCGGCCGGCGCCATGA
- a CDS encoding SDR family oxidoreductase, giving the protein MSKRVVDGAVLITGASSGIGAGLAARFHARGARVIISGRDRTRLEAVAARHPGMSVIIMDVADPESVSRGLAAVARETPYLTTLVNNAGIQRLLDFSVAEPPGPADLTAEIDTNFAGLVTVTAAALPLLRRAPKARVVHIGSGLGFVPYARTPVYSATKAAVHSFTVSLRHQLAGSTVQVVEIIPPVVDTPLHRSLPSTPPMAMPLDRFLDRAIHGLDAGKDEIPVGLGRVSQIGARVFPKRLFSLINRGD; this is encoded by the coding sequence ATGTCGAAGCGCGTCGTGGATGGAGCCGTCCTCATCACGGGAGCCAGTTCCGGGATAGGCGCGGGTCTGGCAGCGCGTTTTCATGCGCGAGGTGCCCGGGTCATCATCTCGGGCCGGGACCGGACCCGGCTGGAGGCGGTGGCGGCCCGCCATCCCGGGATGTCGGTGATCATCATGGATGTCGCCGATCCGGAGTCTGTCTCACGCGGCCTTGCCGCAGTGGCCAGGGAAACGCCCTACCTGACCACCCTTGTCAACAACGCGGGAATCCAGCGGTTGCTCGACTTCTCGGTCGCCGAACCACCCGGGCCTGCCGACCTCACCGCCGAGATCGACACCAATTTCGCGGGGCTCGTCACCGTCACCGCGGCAGCCCTCCCGCTGCTTCGTCGAGCACCGAAGGCGCGCGTGGTCCACATCGGTTCGGGTCTCGGTTTCGTCCCGTACGCAAGGACTCCCGTCTACTCCGCGACGAAGGCCGCCGTCCACTCCTTCACCGTCAGCCTGCGACATCAGCTGGCGGGGTCCACCGTTCAGGTCGTCGAGATCATTCCTCCGGTCGTCGACACACCGTTGCATCGAAGCCTGCCATCGACACCTCCCATGGCCATGCCGCTGGATCGTTTCCTCGACCGGGCGATCCACGGTCTTGACGCCGGGAAGGACGAGATCCCCGTCGGACTCGGACGCGTCTCGCAGATAGGGGCGCGGGTGTTCCCCAAGCGACTGTTCTCACTCATCAACAGGGGCGATTGA